The Cyanobacteriota bacterium genome has a segment encoding these proteins:
- a CDS encoding LL-diaminopimelate aminotransferase, translating to MQFADRLAPLRSNVFADMDRAKATARLSGLDIIDLSLGSSDLPAPDHVIKTIAQSLVDRSTHGYLLFNGTQQFRQVVAAWYANRFGIAVDPETEVLPLIGSQEGTAHLPLAILNPGDVALLLDPGYPSHAGGVHLAGGQIYPMPLRAENQFLPVFADIPKTVLSRARMMVLSYPHNPTTALAPLEFFQTAVAFCHHHGLILVHDFPYMDLVFDGSKPPSIVQADPEKRVTIEFFTLSKSYSMGGFRVGFAIGNAALIQALRQVKAAIDFNQYAGILRGAIAALTGSQESVQHTVAIFRQRRDAAVQALHQIGWQVPIPPATMYIWAALPPSWATDSVDFCKQLVQHTGVALSPGAGFGAAGEGYVRFALVHEPPILQYAIARIAAFMKNLPSTP from the coding sequence GTGCAGTTTGCTGATCGACTAGCACCCCTGCGATCGAACGTCTTCGCTGACATGGATCGCGCCAAAGCAACAGCTCGATTGAGCGGTCTTGATATTATTGACCTATCGCTAGGCTCATCTGATTTGCCAGCACCTGACCATGTGATAAAAACTATTGCTCAGTCATTGGTGGATAGGTCTACCCACGGTTATCTACTGTTCAATGGAACTCAACAGTTTCGCCAAGTCGTAGCTGCTTGGTACGCTAATCGGTTTGGAATAGCTGTTGATCCAGAAACAGAAGTACTGCCTCTGATTGGCTCTCAAGAGGGAACTGCTCATTTACCTCTAGCTATCCTCAACCCAGGGGATGTAGCGTTGCTGTTGGATCCAGGATATCCATCCCATGCTGGGGGAGTGCATCTAGCGGGGGGACAGATTTATCCGATGCCATTACGGGCTGAAAACCAGTTTCTGCCTGTATTTGCCGATATACCTAAAACCGTATTGTCCCGGGCACGCATGATGGTGCTAAGTTATCCCCACAACCCCACAACGGCCTTGGCACCCCTAGAGTTTTTTCAAACCGCTGTAGCCTTTTGCCATCACCATGGGTTGATCCTGGTTCATGATTTTCCCTACATGGATTTGGTGTTTGATGGCAGCAAGCCACCGTCTATCGTACAAGCCGATCCTGAGAAACGAGTAACTATCGAGTTTTTTACCCTCTCTAAGTCTTACAGTATGGGCGGGTTTCGCGTTGGGTTTGCGATCGGTAATGCAGCCTTAATTCAAGCTCTGCGTCAGGTGAAAGCAGCCATAGATTTTAATCAGTACGCAGGCATTTTGCGAGGGGCGATCGCCGCCCTCACTGGCTCCCAAGAGTCAGTACAGCACACGGTGGCAATATTTCGTCAGCGCCGTGACGCTGCTGTGCAAGCACTACATCAAATTGGTTGGCAGGTGCCTATTCCCCCTGCAACGATGTATATCTGGGCAGCATTACCTCCCTCTTGGGCAACCGATTCGGTAGATTTCTGTAAGCAACTGGTACAGCATACTGGGGTCGCTCTCTCGCCGGGTGCAGGCTTCGGCGCTGCTGGCGAGGGGTATGTACGCTTTGCCCTAGTCCATGAACCACCGATATTGCAGTATGCAATTGCTCGCATAGCAGCCTTCATGAAGAATCTACCGTCTACACCTTGA
- a CDS encoding thioredoxin, translating into MSGVVSISDSEFAAEVLNASEALVLVYWWAPWCGPCRLVSPTIEWAADTFGDRLKVIKMEVDPNPETVATYKVEGVPALRLFQRGKVVESLEGAVTKQKLGDMLAAYLN; encoded by the coding sequence ATGAGTGGTGTCGTTTCAATTTCAGACTCCGAGTTCGCAGCAGAGGTGCTTAATGCGTCAGAAGCATTGGTGTTAGTCTACTGGTGGGCACCTTGGTGCGGGCCTTGCCGCCTAGTTTCACCGACAATTGAGTGGGCAGCCGATACGTTTGGCGATCGCCTCAAGGTGATCAAGATGGAGGTTGATCCCAATCCTGAAACAGTAGCCACCTACAAGGTGGAGGGAGTACCAGCGTTGCGCCTCTTTCAGCGAGGCAAGGTAGTGGAATCTTTAGAAGGAGCCGTTACTAAGCAGAAGTTAGGCGATATGCTCGCTGCTTATCTAAATTAA